Proteins from one bacterium genomic window:
- a CDS encoding polyprenyl synthetase family protein: MINFLLKITNNTQHRLNDILKPVEEDLESLETKLSESLTSGNSRLDEITKYIIKTGGKRLRPALVFLFAKALNNGFLSSNHFYLGEAIEMVHTASLIHDDVIDDAETRRGVLTVGKKWNSRTAVIIGDFILARSLTKLVSVGGIATELFANMLNDLCIGEIQQGDQKFKIISYEDYIKKSERKTAKLFAAGAECAAAITPGANNLIIKAVRDYSLNFGIAFQIMDDILNFTGCHKKLGKPAGNDLKNGILTAPVLFALEESEKKNDLILKKLINNKLKGKKDFDQAMNLIMKSEGIQQSRDLAKYYIEEAVKALDCMEDNICKKALIDLAVYTLTRDF; the protein is encoded by the coding sequence ATGATTAATTTTCTCTTAAAAATAACAAATAATACTCAACACAGGCTAAATGATATACTAAAACCTGTTGAAGAGGATTTGGAATCGCTGGAAACCAAGCTTTCCGAAAGCTTGACCAGCGGAAATTCTCGTTTGGATGAAATAACAAAATATATAATAAAAACAGGCGGTAAAAGACTTAGACCAGCTTTAGTTTTTCTTTTTGCAAAGGCTTTAAACAACGGATTTTTGTCTTCCAATCATTTTTATCTTGGAGAAGCTATTGAAATGGTTCATACGGCTTCTTTGATTCATGATGATGTTATTGATGATGCAGAAACGAGAAGAGGTGTTTTAACAGTCGGTAAGAAATGGAACTCGAGGACTGCTGTTATTATAGGCGATTTTATTCTTGCAAGATCTTTAACAAAACTTGTTTCTGTGGGCGGAATTGCTACAGAACTTTTTGCAAACATGCTTAATGACCTTTGCATCGGTGAAATCCAACAAGGCGACCAGAAATTTAAAATAATATCTTATGAAGACTACATTAAAAAATCAGAAAGAAAAACCGCAAAGCTATTTGCGGCAGGGGCTGAATGCGCAGCAGCAATAACTCCTGGTGCAAATAATTTGATAATTAAAGCGGTAAGAGATTACTCTCTCAATTTTGGCATAGCTTTTCAGATAATGGATGACATTTTAAACTTTACGGGATGCCATAAAAAACTCGGTAAACCGGCAGGAAATGATCTAAAAAACGGGATTTTAACCGCACCTGTTTTATTTGCGCTGGAAGAATCAGAGAAAAAAAATGATTTAATTCTTAAAAAACTTATAAATAATAAACTTAAGGGCAAAAAAGATTTTGATCAAGCGATGAATTTAATTATGAAATCCGAAGGAATCCAACAATCCAGAGATTTGGCAAAATATTACATTGAAGAAGCAGTAAAAGCGCTTGATTGTATGGAAGATAATATTTGTAAAAAAGCTCTTATTGACCTTGCGGTTTATACTTTGACAAGGGATTTTTAG
- a CDS encoding tetratricopeptide repeat protein — protein MSDFQIYLAKADELKGNKNFKKAIEEYLKALELKPADCATMEKIADSYFCLSNFEKAIAFYQKSLAFDSNYILSLLGLSKAYELTDKIDKAIEFLEKVFELSSSDPEIAAQLALLYTENKEYNNSLNLIEKLLAMDPSSDAPYYLLGLNYEQMGEINKALESYNKALEINSENFDVRLMLGILYYNSKDYAQAKIELNKAENLNFNNTKVHYYLGLVYMAEEKFEKAISEFKYVVTFDPKNVDAYNNLGITYGFLGWINESLHEFKAAIELNPNNSEIRYALGYIYYKNEDYLEAEIELRKAIELNPNHHQAHSTMGSVCVKIEKYKEAIEEFSKSLELNPDDAITNYNMAAIFKIMGLTEKAITSYQKAINLNPDLLDAYFEAGMLLLKRQRPDESRKYFELAIKRNDKFSEAYYGVALCLIKSNDNDEAVKYLNKALELNPNIADAYYQIGLINREEGNIETAIKNIEEAINLDAENASRANDLGLTYQIKGDLENAVKYFRKAASIDTYNPEYKHNIGLVLFEMKKYQEAVLELKRVIRIAPNNADVYHNLGQIFEKTKDYQDAINTYQEFLKIKGADWENKDQIELKIKYLQDSLKIKKAKLSEIPDDKNVMNKLKKLFK, from the coding sequence GTGTCTGATTTTCAAATATATCTGGCTAAAGCTGATGAATTAAAAGGAAATAAAAATTTTAAAAAAGCTATTGAAGAATATTTAAAAGCCCTTGAGCTTAAACCGGCTGATTGTGCAACAATGGAAAAAATTGCCGACTCTTACTTTTGTTTGAGCAATTTTGAAAAAGCTATAGCTTTTTACCAAAAATCCCTTGCTTTTGATTCAAATTATATTCTGTCCCTGCTAGGACTTTCAAAAGCTTACGAGCTCACTGACAAAATTGATAAAGCTATTGAATTTCTTGAAAAAGTTTTTGAATTAAGTTCTTCTGATCCTGAAATTGCAGCACAACTTGCACTTTTATACACTGAAAACAAAGAATATAACAATTCTCTTAATCTTATAGAAAAACTTTTGGCAATGGATCCGAGTTCTGATGCTCCTTATTATTTACTCGGCTTAAATTACGAGCAGATGGGAGAGATAAACAAGGCTCTGGAAAGTTATAATAAAGCTCTTGAAATTAATTCGGAAAATTTTGATGTAAGGCTAATGCTGGGGATTTTGTATTACAACAGCAAAGATTATGCGCAGGCTAAAATTGAGCTTAATAAAGCAGAAAATTTAAATTTTAATAACACAAAAGTTCATTATTACCTCGGTTTGGTTTATATGGCGGAAGAAAAATTCGAAAAAGCCATATCGGAATTTAAATATGTGGTAACTTTTGATCCAAAAAACGTTGATGCCTATAATAATTTGGGAATTACTTACGGTTTTTTGGGCTGGATTAATGAATCTCTTCATGAATTTAAGGCTGCTATAGAATTAAATCCAAACAATTCTGAAATCAGATATGCTCTCGGCTATATTTATTACAAGAACGAAGATTATCTTGAAGCCGAAATTGAGCTTAGAAAAGCTATTGAGCTTAACCCGAATCATCATCAAGCACATTCGACAATGGGTTCAGTATGTGTGAAGATTGAAAAATATAAAGAAGCTATAGAAGAATTTTCAAAATCTCTGGAACTTAATCCCGATGATGCTATTACCAATTACAATATGGCTGCTATTTTTAAAATAATGGGATTAACTGAAAAAGCTATTACTTCATACCAAAAAGCTATAAATCTCAATCCCGACCTTCTTGATGCATATTTTGAGGCGGGAATGCTTCTTTTAAAAAGGCAAAGACCTGATGAATCGAGAAAATATTTTGAACTTGCAATTAAACGAAATGATAAATTCTCCGAAGCTTATTATGGAGTAGCACTTTGTCTTATTAAATCTAACGATAATGATGAGGCTGTTAAATATTTAAACAAAGCACTTGAGCTTAATCCCAATATTGCTGATGCGTACTATCAAATAGGTCTTATTAACAGAGAAGAAGGAAATATTGAAACTGCTATAAAAAACATTGAAGAAGCTATAAATCTTGATGCAGAAAACGCTTCTCGGGCAAACGATTTGGGGCTTACCTATCAAATCAAGGGCGATCTTGAAAATGCAGTGAAATATTTCAGAAAAGCAGCTTCAATAGATACTTATAACCCTGAGTACAAGCATAATATAGGTCTTGTCCTGTTTGAAATGAAAAAATACCAAGAAGCAGTGCTTGAATTAAAAAGAGTAATAAGAATTGCTCCTAATAATGCTGATGTCTACCATAATCTGGGACAAATTTTTGAAAAAACAAAAGACTATCAGGATGCAATCAATACATATCAGGAATTTCTCAAAATAAAAGGGGCTGATTGGGAAAATAAAGATCAAATTGAATTAAAAATTAAATATCTTCAGGATTCTCTAAAAATTAAAAAAGCTAAACTTTCTGAAATTCCTGATGATAAAAATGTGATGAACAAACTTAAAAAATTATTTAAATAA
- a CDS encoding ABC transporter permease: MNKLFETIKQTLTYKLGNSLFSEMKDWLEIIGEIGMNLLFSIQCLFTGQLKKKLFFEQASRFGVESLPISLLMVGLAGMIIALQIAKEMVKQGAADYVGMLVSISIVRELGPVIGGFAVISLVGSSMAAEIATMKVTEQVDAIKVLGVNPIHYLITPRVFAGLFIMPFVIIIANMVGIVGGMVMSKMVTELNAENYINSLWVGLSVKDLFISMIKGSVFGGIIALSCSSIGYRTKGGAIDVGKATTNAVVWSFILMLIADYFISFLCF, from the coding sequence ATGAACAAATTATTTGAAACAATAAAACAAACATTAACATATAAGCTTGGAAACTCACTTTTCTCCGAAATGAAGGATTGGCTTGAAATAATAGGCGAAATAGGAATGAATCTTTTATTTTCAATACAATGTCTTTTTACGGGACAATTGAAAAAAAAGCTTTTTTTTGAACAGGCATCAAGGTTTGGCGTTGAGTCTTTACCCATAAGCCTTTTAATGGTGGGGCTTGCCGGAATGATTATTGCTCTTCAAATAGCAAAGGAAATGGTAAAACAAGGAGCTGCCGACTACGTAGGAATGCTTGTTTCTATCTCAATAGTAAGAGAATTGGGTCCTGTAATAGGCGGATTTGCTGTTATTTCTTTAGTCGGGTCTTCTATGGCGGCAGAAATAGCTACAATGAAAGTTACCGAGCAAGTTGATGCCATAAAAGTTCTCGGTGTAAATCCAATTCATTATCTTATCACTCCAAGAGTTTTTGCAGGATTATTTATAATGCCTTTTGTTATAATTATTGCAAATATGGTTGGAATTGTCGGCGGAATGGTTATGAGCAAGATGGTTACGGAACTTAATGCCGAAAATTATATAAATTCCTTATGGGTTGGACTCTCTGTAAAAGATTTATTCATAAGCATGATAAAAGGAAGTGTTTTTGGAGGAATTATTGCTTTAAGCTGCTCTTCTATAGGTTATAGAACAAAAGGCGGAGCGATAGATGTAGGAAAAGCAACAACTAATGCAGTTGTATGGTCTTTTATTCTCATGCTTATAGCAGATTATTTTATTTCATTTCTTTGTTTTTAA
- a CDS encoding tetratricopeptide repeat protein produces MKNFSFFKSFYRTSLNPKQKLTVLVSDFALSLRNKKSILLLFLVVLALSFSKINSLENKASAFPYIAPSKFSDDYRFAKVYVMLAETYVSNGDYTKAKEFLSAAISHDPANKQARTDLGLLYEVLSDYKSAIFQYEEILKFDPDNRDVNYYLGLLYDKTGYNDKAIQYLERTIQLMPYNASVYYDIGIVFARKTDYTKALYYNQQAVKLKPDFAEAYNNLCYAQANTGLYTEALDNCKKSLELTPSSAPSLDSTGFVYFEMKDYPKAIEYYQKAVEINPEIGEIYFHLAQALEKSNQKKEAAKYYKKYIEIEPKASNINEIKTILNKLGK; encoded by the coding sequence ATGAAAAATTTTTCTTTTTTTAAATCATTTTATAGAACGAGTTTAAATCCGAAACAAAAACTGACCGTTTTAGTTTCGGATTTTGCACTCTCGCTTCGCAATAAAAAAAGTATTTTATTATTGTTTCTTGTTGTACTGGCGTTATCATTTTCAAAAATTAATTCCCTTGAAAATAAAGCCTCTGCCTTTCCTTATATCGCCCCGTCAAAATTCAGCGACGATTACAGATTTGCAAAAGTATATGTAATGCTTGCAGAAACTTATGTTTCTAACGGCGATTACACTAAAGCAAAAGAATTTTTATCGGCGGCAATCAGTCATGACCCTGCTAATAAACAGGCTCGAACCGATTTAGGGCTTCTTTATGAAGTTCTGAGTGATTATAAATCGGCAATATTTCAATATGAAGAAATTTTAAAGTTTGACCCCGATAATAGAGATGTAAATTATTACCTCGGTTTACTTTATGACAAAACAGGATACAACGATAAAGCAATACAATATCTTGAAAGAACAATACAATTAATGCCTTATAATGCCTCTGTTTATTACGATATCGGTATTGTTTTTGCCAGAAAAACCGACTATACAAAAGCTTTGTACTATAATCAGCAAGCCGTAAAGCTTAAACCTGATTTTGCGGAAGCTTATAATAATTTGTGTTACGCTCAGGCAAATACGGGACTTTATACGGAAGCTCTTGATAATTGCAAAAAATCTCTGGAATTAACTCCAAGCAGCGCTCCTTCTCTGGATAGTACAGGGTTTGTTTATTTTGAAATGAAAGATTATCCAAAAGCGATTGAATATTATCAAAAAGCCGTAGAAATTAATCCTGAAATCGGTGAAATATATTTTCATCTTGCTCAAGCTCTGGAAAAATCCAATCAAAAAAAAGAAGCGGCTAAATATTATAAAAAATATATTGAAATAGAACCTAAAGCTTCAAATATTAATGAAATCAAAACTATTTTAAACAAATTAGGGAAGTAG
- a CDS encoding UbiA-like polyprenyltransferase: MRSLIKIKSKILEYFELIKFEHTIFALPFALSGMLLAAPNKFPEVNTFILVLFALVGGRTAAMSLNRLIDAEIDKKNPRTSNRAIPTGRIKKSSAFILAIVSFAVMILAVWQLPLICKQLLPPAILILVVYSFAKRFTHLSHLVLGGALGAAASGGWLAVSGEFSVPVVLWGISVVFWVAGFDIIYAIQDIDFDRGNKLFSIPAWLGVKKSLLLSKIFHLFTIILLIILSMVYTVGIFYRIGIVFVAGMLFWEHFLLKENNLSNINAAFFNINGYVSIGIFVFILLDKVF, encoded by the coding sequence ATGAGAAGTCTTATAAAAATAAAATCAAAAATTCTTGAATATTTTGAGCTTATAAAATTTGAACATACAATATTTGCCCTGCCTTTTGCTCTTTCAGGAATGCTGCTTGCTGCTCCGAATAAATTTCCCGAAGTAAATACTTTTATTTTGGTACTGTTTGCTCTGGTTGGAGGAAGAACAGCCGCCATGTCTTTAAACAGGCTTATTGACGCTGAAATTGATAAAAAAAATCCCAGAACTTCAAACAGAGCCATTCCGACAGGAAGAATCAAAAAAAGTTCGGCTTTTATTTTAGCAATCGTTTCTTTTGCTGTTATGATTCTTGCTGTGTGGCAGCTTCCGCTTATATGCAAACAACTTTTACCTCCAGCTATACTTATTCTTGTTGTCTATTCATTTGCCAAAAGATTTACCCATCTTTCTCATCTTGTGTTGGGCGGAGCTTTAGGTGCTGCCGCTAGCGGGGGATGGCTTGCTGTCAGCGGTGAATTTTCTGTTCCTGTTGTTTTATGGGGAATCTCAGTAGTTTTTTGGGTGGCGGGATTTGATATAATTTATGCTATTCAGGATATTGATTTTGACAGGGGAAACAAGCTTTTCAGCATTCCTGCATGGCTTGGAGTTAAAAAAAGTCTGCTGCTTTCTAAAATCTTCCATTTATTTACAATTATTTTGCTCATAATTTTAAGTATGGTTTATACTGTAGGAATATTTTACCGGATTGGAATTGTTTTTGTTGCCGGCATGCTCTTTTGGGAACATTTCCTTCTCAAAGAAAACAACCTTTCAAATATTAATGCTGCTTTCTTTAATATAAACGGCTATGTGAGTATCGGAATTTTTGTATTTATACTGTTGGATAAGGTTTTTTAA
- a CDS encoding MBL fold metallo-hydrolase: MTEFKKEFKIKFRGVRGSHPVSAINKNKYGGNTSCIELRINGHIIILDAGTGIIELGNDLMREHIGSGTDVLDRNPVEAVILFSHTHMDHIQGLPFFKPTYINSSKMYLFGTQTHGKDFQQFVGDSIFKLMVPVSLEEVNAEIKINNLKETNAIILNPDSTEPELISFKDEKDIKIKENAVLITFIKSHIHPKEGVSVFKIKCNDKTLVYATDRECNTDEDIKLINFSKEADLLIHDAQYTMEDYVSPVNPKEGFGHSTPEMAIEIAKKAKASQLVFYHIDPSYNDNFITKLEEKTRGLFNNSLFAYENLEIDLMQVKCEVS, translated from the coding sequence ATGACAGAGTTCAAAAAAGAATTTAAAATAAAATTTAGAGGTGTAAGAGGCAGCCACCCTGTTTCCGCAATCAATAAAAACAAGTACGGGGGAAATACATCTTGTATTGAGTTGCGAATAAACGGTCATATTATAATACTTGATGCAGGAACAGGCATAATAGAGCTTGGCAATGATCTTATGAGAGAGCATATTGGAAGCGGAACAGATGTTCTTGACAGAAATCCCGTCGAAGCTGTTATTCTTTTCAGCCATACGCATATGGATCATATACAGGGATTGCCGTTTTTTAAACCTACTTATATAAACAGCAGTAAAATGTATCTTTTTGGAACTCAAACTCACGGAAAAGATTTTCAGCAATTTGTCGGAGATTCAATTTTTAAATTAATGGTTCCTGTCTCACTGGAAGAAGTAAATGCCGAAATTAAAATTAATAATTTGAAAGAAACTAACGCAATAATTCTTAATCCTGATTCGACAGAGCCTGAACTTATCAGTTTTAAAGATGAAAAAGATATTAAAATAAAAGAAAATGCTGTCTTGATTACTTTTATTAAAAGTCACATACATCCTAAAGAAGGAGTAAGTGTCTTTAAAATAAAATGCAATGACAAAACACTTGTCTATGCGACTGATAGAGAATGTAATACAGATGAAGATATAAAATTAATAAACTTTTCGAAAGAAGCCGATCTGTTAATTCATGATGCCCAATATACAATGGAAGATTATGTTTCTCCCGTAAATCCAAAAGAAGGATTCGGGCATTCTACTCCGGAAATGGCGATTGAAATAGCAAAAAAGGCAAAAGCCTCTCAGCTTGTTTTTTATCATATAGATCCTTCTTATAATGATAATTTTATAACCAAGCTTGAAGAAAAAACCAGAGGTCTTTTTAATAATTCGCTTTTTGCTTATGAAAATCTTGAAATAGATCTTATGCAGGTAAAATGTGAAGTTTCTTAA
- the pyrF gene encoding orotidine-5'-phosphate decarboxylase, whose translation MKSKNKSARDRLVLALDVNTMDEARELVTELKDYVGVFKVGLQLFTSVGPDIIKMIRDEGGEIFFDGKFHDIPNTVAKASANLIKHGVTFFNLHTIGGSKMISSSVKLAKETAKSLGLPKPTILGVTILTSFGQRTLTEELLIIQNIDDYVGKLAKLGKDSGLDGIIASATDVPKIRKECGEDFIILCPAIRPTWSVVNDQIRVVTPSDAIKAGVDYLVVGRPITAAKDKVSAAKLVLDEIQEAMEEVASSTAE comes from the coding sequence ATGAAATCAAAGAATAAAAGTGCAAGGGATAGATTAGTACTGGCTCTTGATGTAAATACAATGGATGAAGCCAGAGAATTAGTTACAGAATTAAAAGATTATGTCGGGGTTTTTAAAGTAGGTCTTCAATTATTTACAAGCGTTGGTCCTGATATCATAAAAATGATTCGAGATGAAGGCGGAGAAATATTCTTTGACGGAAAATTCCACGATATCCCTAATACTGTTGCCAAAGCAAGTGCAAACCTTATAAAACACGGAGTTACTTTTTTCAACCTCCATACTATTGGCGGTTCAAAAATGATTTCTTCCTCTGTTAAACTGGCAAAAGAAACTGCAAAAAGCCTGGGACTGCCTAAGCCGACTATTCTTGGTGTAACTATTTTAACCAGTTTCGGTCAAAGAACTCTTACAGAAGAACTTTTAATTATTCAAAATATAGATGATTACGTTGGCAAACTCGCCAAGCTTGGAAAAGATTCCGGACTGGACGGTATTATTGCCAGCGCGACAGATGTTCCAAAAATCAGAAAAGAATGCGGCGAAGATTTCATTATTTTATGTCCTGCAATTAGACCTACATGGTCTGTAGTAAATGACCAGATAAGAGTTGTAACTCCTTCTGATGCCATAAAAGCAGGTGTTGACTATCTTGTAGTCGGAAGACCGATTACCGCAGCAAAAGATAAAGTTTCCGCAGCAAAGCTTGTCCTCGATGAAATTCAAGAGGCTATGGAAGAAGTGGCTTCCTCCACTGCAGAATAA
- the rpmB gene encoding 50S ribosomal protein L28 yields the protein MSKQCDICQKKPLKANKVSFSNKHYAYKQEPNLQPVKANINGIVKKLKVCTSCIKANKVQKAI from the coding sequence ATGTCAAAACAGTGTGATATATGCCAGAAAAAGCCACTAAAAGCAAACAAAGTAAGCTTTTCAAATAAACATTATGCCTATAAACAAGAACCGAATTTGCAGCCTGTTAAGGCTAACATTAACGGTATAGTTAAAAAACTTAAGGTTTGCACTTCGTGTATTAAAGCCAATAAGGTTCAAAAGGCTATATAA
- a CDS encoding inorganic phosphate transporter, giving the protein MDLTTIVFIIIILLAVMFEYINGFHDSANAVATVVSTKALTPRQAILYAAVLNLVGALLGTNVAKTIGGGIVDAGSVTQTVIACALIGAIIWNLFTWYFGIPSSSSHALIGGLMGAAMMHSGYKVVKIAGLVEKILIPMITSPVLGIFVGFTIMLLFLWVFLKFNPEIVNRNFKKLQLVSSGFLALSHGSNDAQKTMGIITLLLVSRGYIHEMTVPLWVILLCALTMAFGTMAGGWKIIRTMGSKIIKVKPIHGFAAEVSSASIILTASHFGIPVSTTHIISTSIMGVGSTMRASAVRWGIVGNIVTAWVVTIPACMFMSGLSYIIVTRLAHLF; this is encoded by the coding sequence ATGGACTTAACTACAATAGTTTTTATAATAATAATTTTACTTGCGGTAATGTTTGAGTACATTAACGGATTTCATGATTCTGCAAACGCAGTTGCAACAGTTGTTTCCACAAAAGCACTAACTCCAAGACAGGCGATTTTATATGCAGCAGTTCTTAATCTGGTAGGGGCTTTGCTTGGAACTAACGTTGCAAAAACAATCGGCGGAGGAATTGTTGATGCAGGCTCAGTAACACAAACAGTAATTGCCTGTGCACTTATCGGCGCAATTATTTGGAACTTATTTACCTGGTATTTCGGCATTCCTTCAAGCTCTTCACATGCCCTTATAGGCGGATTGATGGGCGCGGCAATGATGCATTCTGGTTACAAAGTTGTAAAAATTGCCGGATTGGTGGAAAAAATTCTTATTCCGATGATAACTTCGCCCGTGCTGGGTATTTTTGTCGGATTTACAATAATGCTTTTATTTTTATGGGTATTTTTGAAATTTAATCCTGAAATTGTAAATAGAAATTTTAAAAAACTTCAGCTTGTTTCATCAGGTTTTTTGGCTCTCAGCCATGGCTCCAATGATGCGCAAAAAACAATGGGTATAATTACTCTTTTGCTTGTTAGCCGGGGTTATATACACGAAATGACTGTCCCTTTATGGGTAATTCTTTTGTGTGCTTTGACAATGGCTTTTGGCACAATGGCAGGAGGCTGGAAAATCATCAGAACAATGGGAAGTAAAATTATTAAAGTAAAACCTATTCACGGTTTTGCGGCAGAAGTTTCATCAGCTTCGATAATTTTAACAGCTTCTCATTTCGGAATTCCTGTGAGCACGACACATATTATTTCAACATCAATTATGGGTGTAGGCAGCACAATGAGGGCTTCTGCAGTAAGATGGGGAATTGTCGGCAATATTGTTACGGCATGGGTTGTTACAATACCGGCATGTATGTTTATGTCAGGTCTTTCATACATAATAGTGACCAGATTGGCGCATTTGTTCTAA
- the lepB gene encoding signal peptidase I, whose product MSEENLDKTENKEPKALSKQEKIKYFIKETVETVVIVLVLVIFIRAFIGEPRWIPSSSMEPTLQIKDNLIVEKVSRYFTKPHRGDILVFFPPQEKLSPSLWGKFTRAIGFFSTDEAYIKRVIGLPGDEVRVAPNIGVYINGKLLKEPYIKGVFNGYCSSEMYCGPLIVPPHKYYMMGDNRNDSTDSRYWGFMPEDRIVGRACFRFWPFTRIGILQSPKYN is encoded by the coding sequence ATGAGCGAAGAAAATTTAGATAAAACAGAGAATAAAGAGCCTAAAGCTCTCTCTAAGCAGGAAAAAATAAAATATTTCATAAAAGAAACTGTTGAAACAGTTGTAATTGTCCTTGTTCTTGTAATATTCATAAGGGCGTTTATTGGCGAGCCGCGCTGGATTCCTTCAAGTTCAATGGAACCTACTCTTCAAATAAAAGATAATTTGATTGTCGAAAAAGTAAGCAGATATTTTACAAAACCGCATAGAGGCGACATTCTGGTCTTTTTTCCTCCTCAGGAAAAATTAAGTCCGTCTTTATGGGGTAAATTTACAAGAGCTATAGGATTTTTCAGTACAGACGAGGCATATATTAAAAGAGTTATTGGTCTTCCCGGAGATGAAGTCCGGGTTGCTCCTAATATTGGTGTTTATATAAACGGAAAACTTCTTAAAGAACCATATATAAAAGGTGTTTTTAACGGATATTGCTCTTCAGAAATGTATTGCGGCCCTTTAATAGTTCCCCCTCATAAATATTATATGATGGGAGATAACAGAAATGACAGTACTGACAGCAGATACTGGGGTTTTATGCCGGAAGACAGGATTGTAGGCAGGGCATGTTTTAGATTCTGGCCTTTTACAAGAATTGGAATTCTTCAAAGCCCGAAATATAATTAA
- a CDS encoding Hsp20/alpha crystallin family protein: MNLVKVKNPQKLYLEDYMQDFREEMNNMLKSAFHNSDFGLIEDESGKERKIALWKPAVELTEHEGNYIVKAEIPGVNKEDIDVEVSENNIEIKAEVKEKFEEKGENIYRSEFRYGKFIRHLSLPSEVDNTKAKAEYKDGILVITIPKSQEEQKKIKKIKPD; the protein is encoded by the coding sequence ATGAATCTTGTTAAAGTTAAAAACCCTCAGAAACTTTATCTGGAAGATTATATGCAGGATTTCAGAGAAGAAATGAATAATATGCTAAAAAGCGCTTTTCATAATTCTGATTTTGGACTTATTGAAGACGAGTCCGGAAAAGAAAGAAAAATTGCTTTATGGAAGCCTGCTGTAGAGTTGACCGAACATGAAGGCAATTATATTGTTAAAGCCGAAATACCGGGTGTTAACAAAGAAGATATTGATGTGGAAGTCAGCGAAAATAATATAGAAATTAAAGCTGAAGTTAAAGAAAAATTCGAAGAAAAAGGCGAAAATATCTATAGAAGCGAATTCCGATACGGAAAATTTATCAGACATCTTTCACTGCCTTCTGAAGTAGATAATACTAAAGCTAAAGCAGAGTATAAAGACGGAATACTTGTAATTACCATTCCAAAATCGCAGGAAGAACAGAAAAAAATAAAGAAAATCAAACCTGATTAA